From one Streptomyces sp. ICC1 genomic stretch:
- a CDS encoding ADP-ribosylglycohydrolase family protein has product MTTRLDRAVGAVIGSAAGDALGAPYEFGPAGQLAARGQEMCGGGGWDPGEATDDTQMAVLVAESLLECGGLELSDVFGRFRRWAAGDPKDIGLQTEDVLTNGEPWNLAAALHFQINARAAGNGSLMRASTSAVYFAPSGRESTMDAARRIAALTHGDRAAWEGTAVLHELVRVALDGDDPLAALPATLEEVHPKHRERYARVLAPDWHPDLATEFNGAVWPCLGSAVWALRTTTGFAEAVRAAVDLGGDTDTVAAVTGVLAGARYGRAAVPEAWTAPLHVPLPGFGNRVLDAADLQDLARRLAEAGAARVAADGADRADGAHWADG; this is encoded by the coding sequence ATGACCACGCGGCTCGACCGCGCCGTCGGAGCAGTCATCGGCTCGGCGGCCGGCGACGCGCTCGGCGCTCCCTACGAGTTCGGCCCCGCCGGGCAGCTGGCCGCGCGCGGCCAGGAGATGTGCGGGGGCGGCGGCTGGGATCCGGGCGAGGCGACCGACGACACGCAGATGGCGGTGCTGGTGGCCGAGTCCCTGCTGGAGTGCGGCGGGCTCGAACTCTCCGACGTCTTCGGCCGGTTCCGGCGCTGGGCGGCGGGCGACCCCAAGGACATCGGTCTGCAGACGGAAGACGTGCTGACGAACGGCGAGCCCTGGAACCTGGCCGCCGCCCTGCACTTCCAGATCAACGCGCGGGCGGCGGGCAACGGTTCGCTGATGCGGGCCTCGACCTCGGCGGTGTACTTCGCCCCGTCGGGGCGGGAGTCGACCATGGACGCCGCCCGGCGGATCGCCGCGCTCACCCACGGCGACCGGGCCGCCTGGGAGGGCACGGCCGTCCTCCATGAGCTCGTACGCGTGGCCCTGGACGGGGACGATCCGCTGGCGGCCCTCCCGGCGACGCTGGAGGAGGTGCACCCGAAGCACCGCGAGCGGTACGCCCGGGTCCTCGCCCCGGACTGGCACCCGGACCTGGCCACCGAGTTCAACGGCGCGGTCTGGCCCTGCCTGGGCTCGGCGGTGTGGGCGCTGCGCACCACGACGGGCTTCGCCGAGGCCGTACGGGCCGCCGTGGACCTCGGCGGTGACACCGACACGGTGGCGGCGGTCACCGGCGTCCTGGCCGGGGCCCGGTACGGCCGGGCGGCGGTTCCGGAGGCCTGGACGGCACCGCTGCACGTGCCCCTGCCCGGCTTCGGGAACCGTGTCCTGGACGCGGCCGACCTACAGGACCTGGCCCGGCGCCTCGCGGAGGCCGGAGCGGCCCGGGTGGCGGCGGACGGGGCGGACCGGGCGGACGGGGCGCACTGGGCGGACGGGTGA
- a CDS encoding aspartate/glutamate racemase family protein, which yields MKIALMDSGIGLLAAAAATRRLRPDAELVLSCDPDGMPWGPRTPQDLTGRALAVARAAAAHRPDALIVACNTASVHALPALRAELEPGIPVIGTVPAIKPAAAAGGRVAIWATPATTGSPYQRGLIRDFADGARVTEVPCPGLADAVEAGDEAAVVRAVAAAAALTPADVTDVVLGCTHYELVEAAIRAALDRRTGGAALVFHGSAEPVAVQALRRLGARPEPGLPRTGGLTVLLSGRPGALPGAALGYAEGRLLAGRSAAVRG from the coding sequence GTGAAGATCGCCCTGATGGACTCCGGCATCGGCCTCCTCGCGGCGGCCGCCGCGACGCGGAGGCTGCGCCCGGACGCCGAGCTGGTGCTGTCCTGCGACCCCGACGGGATGCCCTGGGGGCCGCGGACCCCGCAGGACCTCACCGGCCGGGCGCTCGCCGTCGCGCGCGCCGCCGCCGCGCACCGGCCGGACGCGCTGATCGTCGCCTGCAACACCGCCTCCGTGCACGCACTGCCCGCGCTGCGCGCCGAGCTGGAACCCGGCATCCCCGTCATCGGGACCGTGCCGGCGATCAAGCCCGCCGCGGCCGCCGGGGGCCGCGTGGCCATCTGGGCCACCCCGGCCACCACCGGCAGCCCCTACCAGCGGGGCCTGATCCGCGACTTCGCCGACGGGGCGCGCGTCACCGAGGTGCCCTGCCCGGGTCTGGCCGACGCCGTGGAGGCAGGGGACGAGGCCGCCGTCGTACGGGCCGTCGCCGCGGCCGCCGCGCTGACCCCGGCCGACGTCACCGACGTGGTGCTCGGCTGCACGCACTACGAGCTGGTCGAGGCTGCGATCCGGGCCGCCCTGGACCGCCGCACCGGGGGCGCCGCGTTGGTGTTCCACGGCTCCGCCGAGCCCGTCGCCGTCCAGGCGCTGCGCCGGCTCGGCGCCCGGCCCGAGCCCGGCCTGCCGCGCACCGGCGGCCTGACCGTCCTGCTCAGCGGCCGCCCCGGCGCGCTTCCCGGGGCCGCCCTCGGATACGCCGAGGGCCGCCTCCTCGCCGGCCGGAGCGCAGCGGTCCGGGGATGA